In Actinobacillus indolicus, a single genomic region encodes these proteins:
- a CDS encoding methionine ABC transporter permease, protein MWNDFINELTPKMWELVAMSTLETLYMGFVATALAVLVGMPIGFIAFLTGKGEILEHKGLHQVLDVIINIGRSVPFIILLVVLLPFTRLLVGTTLGTTAAIVPLSVSAIPFFARLTSNALLEIPSGLTEAAKSMGATNWQVVSKFYLPESLPILINGITLTLVALIGYSAMAGAVGGGGLGNLAISYGEHRNMVYVKWIATIIIVAIVMISQKIGDNLAKRYDHR, encoded by the coding sequence ATGTGGAATGATTTTATCAATGAACTCACACCGAAGATGTGGGAATTGGTGGCGATGTCCACATTAGAAACCTTATACATGGGCTTTGTGGCAACAGCTTTGGCTGTACTTGTGGGGATGCCGATTGGCTTTATTGCATTCTTAACAGGTAAAGGCGAAATTTTAGAGCATAAAGGATTACATCAAGTGCTTGATGTCATTATCAATATCGGTCGTTCTGTGCCGTTTATCATTTTGCTTGTCGTGTTATTGCCATTTACTCGTTTATTGGTGGGAACCACACTTGGAACAACAGCGGCGATTGTGCCATTAAGTGTTTCTGCGATTCCGTTTTTTGCTCGTTTAACCTCAAATGCACTTTTGGAAATCCCAAGCGGTTTGACGGAAGCGGCAAAATCTATGGGGGCAACAAATTGGCAAGTGGTTTCAAAATTCTATTTGCCTGAATCTTTACCTATTTTAATCAACGGCATTACGCTGACCCTTGTTGCCCTTATCGGCTACTCGGCAATGGCGGGCGCTGTTGGTGGCGGTGGCTTGGGGAACCTTGCTATCAGTTACGGTGAACATCGTAACATGGTCTATGTAAAATGGATCGCAACTATTATTATCGTGGCGATTGTCATGATTAGCCAAAAAATTGGCGATAATCTCGCAAAACGTTACGATCATCGTTAA